From Aestuariirhabdus haliotis:
GCATCAGGATAGCAACCTGAAACCCCTGATATTTCTGGCAACACAAACAACCAACGTGCGATTTTGTCGTTGCAAACAGACCGCTTCCCCCCCTCTTTGCGATGGTACTCACAAGCACCTGAACACCTAAGGCACCTCTGATTAATTCGGATAGATCTCTGCGGATCCTATAATGGTTTTTATCAAGGCGAAGCCCTTGTTCATGTCGAGACCTGAACAAGGGCTTTAACACCGAGAGAAACCATTTTAGGACCGCCCTACGGGGCTTTCAGGCGAACCCAGACTCTTTGTTACGCCTTTTTGAAAGGTCTGGACCTTACTG
This genomic window contains:
- a CDS encoding CDGSH iron-sulfur domain-containing protein gives rise to the protein MNTQRSISRAPVLVEVIEGKRYFWCTCDLSITQPFCDGSHQDSNLKPLIFLATQTTNVRFCRCKQTASPPLCDGTHKHLNT